The Candidatus Nanohalovita haloferacivicina region GAAATAGAGAAAATTCTAGGGCTAATTATCTCTTAGATCGAACTCTCTGTTGGCCTTTCTCAATCTCTCCGGAGTGCCAACATCTATACGAGTTCCGATAATATCTCTGTAGCCAACATTATCATTTCTCTGTCGGAGAATATCAATGGCATCGGTTAGCTGATATTCTCCTCCTTTACCCTTCTCGACGTCTTCTATGGCATTGAAGATCTCTGGCTCAAAAACATACATACCAGAGATAGCGATATCGGATGGCGCCTCATCTTCAGAAGGCTTCTCAACCATTCCCTTCACTCTGTTGTCTTCATCAACATCCAAGACGCCGTAAGAAGTTACATCATCAGGCCTGAAAGTTCCGATTGTAGTATCAAACTCTTTATTGCTGTGGAATTCAACCAGATCTTTCAAAGCTTTTTTATCATCGACATAATTATCGCCAAGCACAACTGCAAAAGATTCTTCACCTACAACATGTTCTCCTGCTTTTACAGCTCCGGCAAGACCATTCCTATCATCTTGAACAACATAGGTTAGCTGAACTCCATAATCATCTCCGGAACCAAGGTAGTCTAGAATAGCATGCTGTTTCCATCCAACAACGATCACAATATCGGTGATACCTGCGTGTTTCATATCTTCAATGCAGTGTTCAATTACTGCTTTCTCACCTACAGGAAGAAGTTCCTTAGGGTACGCATTTGTAAACGGTTCCATTCTTGTGCCTTTACCGGCAGCCGGAATCAAGCCTTTCATAACACAGAATAATGGCTCTTGATATTTTTTATGCATACGCCTCTAAACTATAGATATGGATATCAGCATTGTAGGAACAGGCTACGTTGGGCTGCCAGCAGGAGCAGGCCTCGCATCCAAAGGCAATCACAACGTAACATGTGTCGATATCGACGAAGAAAAGGTAGAGAAGATAAACAACGGAGAATGTCCTATCTACGAGGAAGATCTACCGGAGCTCCTTGAAAAAATGGTTGAGGACGGGAAACTTTCTGCAACCACAAACACCAGCGATGCTGTACACAACTCTGAGATAACCTTTCTTGCAGTAGGCACCCCTATGCAGGAAGATGGAAGCATCAATCTTGACTACATCAAACAGGCCGCGGAAGACATAGGAGAGGGCCTGAGAGATAAAGAAGAATATCATGTAGTTGTGGTCAAGAGCACGGTAGTGCCTGGTACAACTGAGAACGAAGTAATACCTAGAATTGAGGAAAAATCAGGTAAGAAAGCTGGCGAAGACTTCGGAGTATGTATGAACCCAGAGTTCCTGCGAGAAGGAACAGCACTGAACGACTTTCTGAATCCAGATAGAATTGTAATAGGAGAACTTGACGAAAAATCAGGAAGCAAGATAGAAGAAATGTATTCCGCGTTCGACGTACCGAAGATAAGAACTTCTCTACAGGCAGCAGAACTGATAAAATATGCATCGAACTCTTTGCTTGCCACCAAGATCTCATTCATCAACGAAATTGGAAACCTGTGTAAGGAACTGAATATTGATGTATACGAAGTAGCAGACGGAGTAGGCCTCGACCACAGAATTAACAGAGACTTCCTAGACTCTGGAGCGGGCTTTGGAGGATCGTGTTTCCCTAAAGACGTCAGAGCGCTGGCCTCATTCATGGAAGAAAAAAATCTTGACCCAAAAATACTGAATGACACCATCCAGGTAAACGAAGAACAGAAAACCAAACTCGTCGAACAACTACAAGACCACTATCCAGATCTCTCAGGTAAGACAATAGCAGTACTAGGTCTAGCATTCAAACCAGGAACCGACGACATAAGACAGTCTCCAGCAATCGATATAATCTCCGAACTCAAATATCTCGGAGCAGAAGTGAAGGCCTATGACCCAAAAGCAATAGAGAACATGAAACAAAAACATCCAGAAATCCAGTACACTTCAAACTATGAAGAGGCCTTAAAAGATGCTGACGCAGCCCTAATAGTAACAGACTGGAAAGAATTCAACCAGATCTCACGAGAAGACCTACAGGAAATGAACAAGGCCTTGATACTGGAAGGAAGAAGAATGGAATACAAAATAGACAAAGAAAACAGGAAGGGAGTGACGTGGCCATGAAAACTACAGTAAGTTATCCTGTAGGAGGTAGCGATTTCGCTGAAAAAGCACTTGACCTCACTAACTCAATAAGGAGAAATTCGGATGAAGTAAAGATAGTGACAGGGATAAGAGAAGAGGAAAAAGATGAGATAGATGAAGAAACATTAAGAGAGATAAAAGAGAAGACAGAGATGCATACTATAAGAAGATCAACAGAAAAGTATCCTATTAGTGCGAAAATATCAACCATGAAAAAGGCCTCTGAGGAGGTAGATAGCGATATATTGATACACCTAGATTCTGATGTTTTTGTGGTAGACAATATTGAAGACATATTCAAAATCCGAAATGATAAAGATTTTTTGGCTAAGCCCGTAGACTTTGGAAACCAGCATTATGCATGTAAGAAAAGCTTTAAACAATGGCAAGAGATTGCTAACGCTCTTAACAAAGATTTTAAAGGTTTAAAATATAGGAGCACTATAGATAACAACCGAATACCTCCCTACTTCAATGCAGGCGTCGTTGTATCATTCAACGATGAGTTCCCTAAAAGATGGGCTCAGGTAACAGACAAAGTATATGAAATAACTCAGAGTCGTTATTCCGACCAAATAGCATTAGGTCTACTGGAGCAAGAGTTTAAAAGAGGAAAAATAGAAGAGAAAAAAAGTTACAACCTGCCAGGACACTTTAGAGTTCCAGAAAATGTGGAAATACTAAGATATGAAGATTACAATCATTTATTAAGATTAAAGGCTGTTTTGCGCTCAAACATAGAAGAAACCATAGATTTAGAGAATAAGTGGGAGAGTGAAAGAGACAGAGTGCGCGGACTGATTAAATCTTATAAGTTCTATCTATCTCTTCACTACCGATACCTGAGAAAAATACCAAAATTTTAGAAACAGCGCCATGAAAACAAAAATCTACAAGAGGTACAAGTATGATGTATTTCCTCGGATAGGACATCTTCGAGGTACAACGAGAGTTAAAGATATTTTAGAGAAAATAGCTCAGACAGGTATAGAGAAGATAGATGAGGAAAATATAGAGCACATTTATGAGAAGGACTGGGATAATCTGATTATTCTTGATGCCTCCCGACATGATACGTATCAAGAAACACTGAATCCTGATTCTGATAGCAGGATAACTGCTCAAAGCCATTCAAGAGGGTTTATTAGGGAAAATTTTTCAGAAGGAGATTGGTCTGATACCGTTGTCATAACTGCAAATCCTTTCTACAATGAAGAAGAGTTTGAGAAACTGGTAGGAGCGAAACCAGAGGAGATTTTTGAAACAATTTTTCAGGTCTGGAATACCGATTGGAATGAAAAGCATGGTACGGTAATGCCAGATAAAGTGGTTGAAAAAGTTAAAACCGCGGACAAACTATTCCCCGAAAAGAGAAAGATCATTCATTTCATGCAACCTCATTACCCTTTCATTAACTCCAATATAGACGATACTAGCTTCGAAGACGCGGTTTTGAAAGAAGATTATGATGATATATGGGAGAAAACGGAGAAAGGTGAGACAGAACCAGAAGAAGTAAGAAAGGCTTATCTGGACAACCATAATACTGTTGTGCAACACGTTGAGAAAATTCAAGATCTTTTAGACGGGAAAACAGTAGTAACCGCAGATCATGGAAACCTGCTAGGAGAGAATGGTTTTTGGGGGCACCCCGGCAATTCTAATCTAAAACCTCTGAGGAAGGTTCCATGGGATGTGTTACAATGAAAGTTTTGATGACTCCTTTTGTTGAGAATCCTTATCAGTCTATACTCAAGGAGAAGTTGGAGGATAGAAATATAGAAGTTGCTTCTGAAAAGTTTATTCCCGGATATAAACTGTTTTTAGAGGTTCTAAGCGAATGTCCTGACGTTATTCATTTGAACTGGGTTGATAGATTCTATATTACTACAGACGACGTTTTATGGAAAAATTTGGCCGCAGGAGTCTTTTTTAGTTTTAATTTGATCCTAGTCAGTTTTTTCACCAGGATTGTGTGGACTGCCCATAATAAGCATAATCATGAAGAAAAGTCTCCTAGATTGGATTGGATAATGAGAAAGTTTGTTTTCTGGATTTCTGATAGTGTCCAAGTTTGGGAGAAGAATAGTAAGAGGGAGTTGTGCAAGTATTTGAATGTGAGTGATGAGAAAATAATTCAAATTCCGCACGGAAATTACCTTCCTGTTCACCCCGAGGAAAATCTTCCAAGCCAAGAGAATGCTAGAAAAGAACTTAATCTAGAAATGAAATCTAAAATTATTTTATTTTTTGGCAATATCAGGCCTTACAAGCAGGTTCCTCTACTTGCTGAAAAGTTTGAAGAACTGAAGGATGATAATTCAAAACTCTTAATTGTTGGTCGTGCCAGACAGCAAGAAACTAAAAACAAACTTTCTACTATTGCTGAAAAAAGCGAAGATATTGAATTCATAGAAGGATTTATTGATGAAAATGATGTTCCTCTATATTTCAGAGCATCAGACATAGTAGCCCTGCCTTTCCGCGACATCTTTAATTCAGGCAGCATTATTATGGCTATGAGTATGGGAAGAGCAGTTTTGACCCCTAAAATAAAAATAATTAATTCTGTGGTTCCTAACAGCAATATTCTTTACGAGAATATTAGTGAGGGAATGAAGAGGCTATTTAGCGAAGATAGGAAGAATATGAGAAAAATTGGAGATCAGAACCTAGAACATGCAAAATTAGAAAATAATTGGAACGAAATCACTGATAAAACAGTAAAAATGTACAGAGCCTAGATTTGACCTCCATACAGTATCGAGGCCTTGTTTTGGAGTTCTTCTGGTATATCGATAGGACTGTTTTCTGTCAGGTCTTTGAATGGCCAGGCCTTTTCTCCATCGGTTGTTAGGTCGTATTTTGCTTTTGAGTTGATGAGTGAGAAGCTTTTGCGGTTGTATATTTCTTCGCATCCTTCTGGTATTTTTCGTCCGAACTGTTTGATGAATCCTTTTCTGCCGAAGTATTCGGAGTTCAGTATTTCTTCACTCCCTATTTTGCCGTCTTTGATCAGGTTCTGTATTATATCTATCACTTCTGTGTGGCTGTAGAGGCCTTTTTCATCTATTTTGAGCTCTAGTTCTTTTCCTTTGCTGAAGATTATGCATGGGACTTCTATGAGTTCCTTGTATGTTCCTAGGTGGTGGCCGATCAGTTTGGTTCCCTGTTGTTCGTATTCTCCTATCAGCTCGCCGTGATCTCCGATAACTACGAATACTGTGTCTTCTGGGGCTTTTTCATAAAAGTCCTTTATTTTTCTGTCTGCGTATCTTATGGAGGCCTTGTATGCTTTTTCTCTCGTTTCTAGTTTTCTGTCGGAGAATCCTTCTGGAAGGTAGTCTTCTATTATCTTGGTCTGTGAGGCCTCCATTATCTCTTTTTCGTTGTGATCGGCCAGGAATTCTTCTCTATCTTCTTCATCGAAGGTGTATGGCGAGTGTACGGGCATGATGTTGACGAAGACGAATTCGTCTTCCTGTGATTCAAGTTTTCTATTCGCTTCTTCCAAGGTCCTCACTGTTTTACCTGAGTTATAGTCTGCTTCTCTTGAACTGAATTTGTCGATTATGTGGCCGAGGAAGCTTTTTGCCGATTCGAGATCTTTTTTCTTTACTGTTTCTTTGAAGAAGTACTTGTATTTTTCTCTTCTTCCTGAGAACTCATCGTCTTTTTGCCATATCTCTTTCCAGGTCTTGCCACCGAGATCTTCAGTGGTCTGCACAAATTCCTGAAATCCTTCGGCGAATCCTGTTTCTTCGGTTATCAGATGGTTTTCTGTGAAAGCAGAGGTCTTGAAGTCTTCTGACTCCAGCACTGAAGTCAGCCTGTTTTCCTCGCTGAAGTAGGTATTTTCCGTTGTTGTGCCGTGTTCAGAAGGAAGTTTTCCTGAGAAAAGCGAGGCGTGAGCTGGTACTGTCCACGGTGAACTGGCATAGTAATGTTCGAGGTATATGTCTTCTTCTGCTTTCTCTGATAGGAATGGAGCTATTGATCTATCTTTTACGAAGTCCTTTCTTCTCCAGGTGTCGACTACTAGAAGAACGATATTTGTCATTTTAACACGTCCTTGGCCTTTACAGCCAGCTGCATCATGTCAAGGCCTGTGGTTCTTCTAACAGTATAGAGAGTCATTAGTGCATAGGCCTCTGGTTCCAGTAAATTGTTCTTCAGGGTTTTAGAGAGATGTCTTCGGACGCCCTCATTGTCACCGAGAGTGTACTGTTTTTTGGCTCTATTGAGATGATGTTGTGCTTTAACTTTACTTCCTGCTTGATCAAGAAGCTCTGAATATTTTTCCGTTATTTTTTCACGGCCTTCGGTGGCTATATCCATCTGAGAGCTTTTAGAGTTATTTTCTTGTTGATATCTTACCAGTGGCTCGTCTATGTATCCAAATGTACATCCTTCTTTGATCAGTCTGATCCATAGATCCCAGTCCTCGCCGCTGGGTATATCCTCGTCGAAGCCGTCTATTCTCTCCAGGTACTTCTTTGTAACTGTTACTTTTGATGGGGATCCTATCATGTCTTTTTCAAGTATGTCTTCAAGACCTATCTCTCCTCTCTTTCGGACTATATCTTTTACCTCTCCGTCTCTGTACATTTCTATGGCAGAGTAAACTGCGTCATACTCATTGTTTTCAAAGGCGTCTAATTCTCTTTCCAGTTTTTCCGGCTTCCACCAGTCATCATCGTCTAGAAACGCAATGTATTCTCCTTCTGAGTTCTCTATACCTAGATTACGGGCAGAAGATACTCCCTGTTTATCACTGTTGATTAGAAGTTTTACAGAGAATGATGCTTGTTCTCTAAATTCTTCAACTATTTCACGGACTTTTTCCCTGTATTCTTTTTCAGGGTTATCATCTATTACTAATAGCTCAAAATCTCTGTATGTCTGACTTTTGATGCTATCAAGAGCTCTAACAAGCTCATCTGTTCTCTGGTATGTCGGAACTACAACAGAGAATTCAGTCAATTTTTATCCCTTCTACTTCCAGCCATGGGACTGTATACTGTTTAGGGTTATCGCTTTCTTCTTGGTGGCCCCAGTCATTGTGTTCTCCAAGAGCTTCTCCGTGATCTGCTGTGACTATTACGTTTCCATCAAGTTCATTGACAAGTCTTGCCACCTGCTCCAAAGCCATCCTCAGATCCTGCTGGTAGTAATCTCTGACTCCATCTTCTCCTATTTCCTGGACTAGTGCTCCCCAGTGCGGGTTTTTCAGACCTACCATGTTCTTGATCTTCCATCTGGTTCTGTAAGGTAGCTTCCAGAAAAACTTGCTCCAGTAAGGTCTCGTTGTCTCAATAAGATCTCTTTTCAAAGTAGTTTCTTCTTCATATTCTTTACCCTCTGCTAGAGACCCTACTTTTTCGTGATCATCCCAGGGCTTTGATTTGACAGGACAGCTGATATAAGGCCTGTGTGGCTGTATATAGTGTATTATCATTTTTCCGCTGTTGTCCTCTTCCAGCGCAATATCTGTTACATCTTCAGGCCTTACGGTGTTTTCTTCTTCGTCCCATTTTATGTCCCAGACGTCTATTATTTCTGTGAACTTGTTGACTGCGTTCCAGTCCTCTTCGTATCCTGGCATCTGGTCCTGATGGCTTACTCCTTTACCGTTGCAGTAAGGATTGGCTGAGATATACTTGTAGTTGTAGCGTGAGGTAAATGTCTTTCTCAACCATTCGGGGGTTGATGTTCCTTTTGTTCTTTTCTTGGAGAGATTTCCTTCAAGGAAGTCCTGATAGTTTTCTTTGAAAAAGTCATACCTGCACGCATCTAGAACAATCAGATAATCCCAATCTGTACCATTTACATCCTGTGTTTCAAGTTCCATATCTGTCACTTATGTCTGTATTTATTTAGAGGCTACTCAAGCATGATTTTTATTTTGGTTTCAAGTTCTTCCTGATCTTCGAAACAATCAGATTCTTCAGAGTGACATCTCTGATCTGAGATGAACTGGAAATCTTTCAGGTGCGAGTTTATTACAAGGCCTTTATCCTGTTTGATCGCTGCCTTCGAGCTGTTGTAGGAGAACTTTTTCTTCAGGCCTTCGAAATTCTCTGTGTTATTTTCTTCCTGCATGCTGGCCATCTCTTTCCATCCTGCATACTCCGAGTATACCGTCTCGCTTGTCTCTAACTCGCCACCTAGTATCAGTTTTTCAAGTTTCCTCCAGGAAAAGTTTTCCTCAACAGTTTCGTTAGGTATTCCATCGCCAGCAACTATCAGCGGAACACGTATCGATTTCTCCCATATTCCACATTGGTGGAAGTATGCACCGTGTTCTCCAAAGTTTTCCCCATGATCACTGGTAACTATGAAAACCAGGTCATCCAGTTCTTCATTAAGATAATTATACAGTGATTCCAGTTTATCATCAAGATATCTTATAGATGAATCATAGAGATCGATTAATTCTTGATCGCTGCAGCTAGGGAAACCCTGGTAGAATATATCTGGTTTTTCGGAGTTAAGATGATCTTTCATGTGTCTGGAGATTTTCTCAGATGCGTTATCTGTAAACTGTTCTGCGTACTCTTCTGGGGGATTGTAAGGTAGATGAACATCTGTATAGTTTATGAACAGGAAGTTAGGCCTATCTCCAGCTTGGATTTCCTTCCGTGTTATTTCTTCTATTGTATCAGCTCCTCTGCTCGAACCTCCTGTGATTTTGCTGTGAATAAGTTTTAGGCCTTTTCTTAAGGTTCCTATATCCGGGTTTTTCAGGGCTTTTATTGCTGCTCTTAGCAAGTCCTGAGAGTTTTCTGTATCGAAGTCAAAGACTTCGTGGAAAGATTTGAAACCTCGATCAAAATTAAGGTCTGCTGAAACAAGGCTATTCGCAGATATTCCTACAGTATTGTATCCTTCTTCAGAAAGATCCTCTACGAAAGATCTTTCATCAAACATCATCGAACCTGTGGTAACATCATGTTCTGAAGGAAGCTTGCCACTGAAAAGAGATGCATGAGAGGGAGCTGTCCACGGAGCATTGGTATATGCGTTCTCCACAAGAAGATTTTTTCCAGCAAGATCTGTCAGAAAAGGCGCAGTATCTCTATCATAACCATAGAATGGCAGGTGAAATGCAGAAAGAGTGTCTGCAACAATAAGGACAACATTCTTATCGTCAATATCTATTTTACTCATTTATTTTCTCCTCGTAGTCTCTCACTAACTGTTCAAAGCTTTTATCCTGAACTACTTCCACATTCTCATAGTTCTCTTCCAGCCATTCTGCAAAGTTTTTCTGGTGGCCTCCTGCATGGCTTGAAGGCCTTACTATGACTTTTTCTGCAAGGTTTGCTGCTTCATAACTTGTCATTCCTCCTCTAGTTACCACTGTCTCAGTTCTCCCCATCAAGTCCAGGAACTCGCTGTGTGAAATGTCTTTCCAGTATTTTTCCTGTAGCTCCGGATCGTTGCTGGAAGGTATTATCAGTAATTCGTTGTCCTTTTCCCCGGATTCATGTTCTGAAA contains the following coding sequences:
- a CDS encoding sugar phosphate nucleotidyltransferase is translated as MHKKYQEPLFCVMKGLIPAAGKGTRMEPFTNAYPKELLPVGEKAVIEHCIEDMKHAGITDIVIVVGWKQHAILDYLGSGDDYGVQLTYVVQDDRNGLAGAVKAGEHVVGEESFAVVLGDNYVDDKKALKDLVEFHSNKEFDTTIGTFRPDDVTSYGVLDVDEDNRVKGMVEKPSEDEAPSDIAISGMYVFEPEIFNAIEDVEKGKGGEYQLTDAIDILRQRNDNVGYRDIIGTRIDVGTPERLRKANREFDLRDN
- a CDS encoding UDP-glucose dehydrogenase family protein — its product is MDISIVGTGYVGLPAGAGLASKGNHNVTCVDIDEEKVEKINNGECPIYEEDLPELLEKMVEDGKLSATTNTSDAVHNSEITFLAVGTPMQEDGSINLDYIKQAAEDIGEGLRDKEEYHVVVVKSTVVPGTTENEVIPRIEEKSGKKAGEDFGVCMNPEFLREGTALNDFLNPDRIVIGELDEKSGSKIEEMYSAFDVPKIRTSLQAAELIKYASNSLLATKISFINEIGNLCKELNIDVYEVADGVGLDHRINRDFLDSGAGFGGSCFPKDVRALASFMEEKNLDPKILNDTIQVNEEQKTKLVEQLQDHYPDLSGKTIAVLGLAFKPGTDDIRQSPAIDIISELKYLGAEVKAYDPKAIENMKQKHPEIQYTSNYEEALKDADAALIVTDWKEFNQISREDLQEMNKALILEGRRMEYKIDKENRKGVTWP
- a CDS encoding glycosyltransferase gives rise to the protein MKTTVSYPVGGSDFAEKALDLTNSIRRNSDEVKIVTGIREEEKDEIDEETLREIKEKTEMHTIRRSTEKYPISAKISTMKKASEEVDSDILIHLDSDVFVVDNIEDIFKIRNDKDFLAKPVDFGNQHYACKKSFKQWQEIANALNKDFKGLKYRSTIDNNRIPPYFNAGVVVSFNDEFPKRWAQVTDKVYEITQSRYSDQIALGLLEQEFKRGKIEEKKSYNLPGHFRVPENVEILRYEDYNHLLRLKAVLRSNIEETIDLENKWESERDRVRGLIKSYKFYLSLHYRYLRKIPKF
- a CDS encoding glycosyltransferase yields the protein MGCVTMKVLMTPFVENPYQSILKEKLEDRNIEVASEKFIPGYKLFLEVLSECPDVIHLNWVDRFYITTDDVLWKNLAAGVFFSFNLILVSFFTRIVWTAHNKHNHEEKSPRLDWIMRKFVFWISDSVQVWEKNSKRELCKYLNVSDEKIIQIPHGNYLPVHPEENLPSQENARKELNLEMKSKIILFFGNIRPYKQVPLLAEKFEELKDDNSKLLIVGRARQQETKNKLSTIAEKSEDIEFIEGFIDENDVPLYFRASDIVALPFRDIFNSGSIIMAMSMGRAVLTPKIKIINSVVPNSNILYENISEGMKRLFSEDRKNMRKIGDQNLEHAKLENNWNEITDKTVKMYRA
- a CDS encoding sulfatase-like hydrolase/transferase; the protein is MTNIVLLVVDTWRRKDFVKDRSIAPFLSEKAEEDIYLEHYYASSPWTVPAHASLFSGKLPSEHGTTTENTYFSEENRLTSVLESEDFKTSAFTENHLITEETGFAEGFQEFVQTTEDLGGKTWKEIWQKDDEFSGRREKYKYFFKETVKKKDLESAKSFLGHIIDKFSSREADYNSGKTVRTLEEANRKLESQEDEFVFVNIMPVHSPYTFDEEDREEFLADHNEKEIMEASQTKIIEDYLPEGFSDRKLETREKAYKASIRYADRKIKDFYEKAPEDTVFVVIGDHGELIGEYEQQGTKLIGHHLGTYKELIEVPCIIFSKGKELELKIDEKGLYSHTEVIDIIQNLIKDGKIGSEEILNSEYFGRKGFIKQFGRKIPEGCEEIYNRKSFSLINSKAKYDLTTDGEKAWPFKDLTENSPIDIPEELQNKASILYGGQI
- a CDS encoding glycosyltransferase family 2 protein; this translates as MTEFSVVVPTYQRTDELVRALDSIKSQTYRDFELLVIDDNPEKEYREKVREIVEEFREQASFSVKLLINSDKQGVSSARNLGIENSEGEYIAFLDDDDWWKPEKLERELDAFENNEYDAVYSAIEMYRDGEVKDIVRKRGEIGLEDILEKDMIGSPSKVTVTKKYLERIDGFDEDIPSGEDWDLWIRLIKEGCTFGYIDEPLVRYQQENNSKSSQMDIATEGREKITEKYSELLDQAGSKVKAQHHLNRAKKQYTLGDNEGVRRHLSKTLKNNLLEPEAYALMTLYTVRRTTGLDMMQLAVKAKDVLK
- a CDS encoding sulfatase-like hydrolase/transferase, producing MELETQDVNGTDWDYLIVLDACRYDFFKENYQDFLEGNLSKKRTKGTSTPEWLRKTFTSRYNYKYISANPYCNGKGVSHQDQMPGYEEDWNAVNKFTEIIDVWDIKWDEEENTVRPEDVTDIALEEDNSGKMIIHYIQPHRPYISCPVKSKPWDDHEKVGSLAEGKEYEEETTLKRDLIETTRPYWSKFFWKLPYRTRWKIKNMVGLKNPHWGALVQEIGEDGVRDYYQQDLRMALEQVARLVNELDGNVIVTADHGEALGEHNDWGHQEESDNPKQYTVPWLEVEGIKID
- a CDS encoding sulfatase, with protein sequence MSKIDIDDKNVVLIVADTLSAFHLPFYGYDRDTAPFLTDLAGKNLLVENAYTNAPWTAPSHASLFSGKLPSEHDVTTGSMMFDERSFVEDLSEEGYNTVGISANSLVSADLNFDRGFKSFHEVFDFDTENSQDLLRAAIKALKNPDIGTLRKGLKLIHSKITGGSSRGADTIEEITRKEIQAGDRPNFLFINYTDVHLPYNPPEEYAEQFTDNASEKISRHMKDHLNSEKPDIFYQGFPSCSDQELIDLYDSSIRYLDDKLESLYNYLNEELDDLVFIVTSDHGENFGEHGAYFHQCGIWEKSIRVPLIVAGDGIPNETVEENFSWRKLEKLILGGELETSETVYSEYAGWKEMASMQEENNTENFEGLKKKFSYNSSKAAIKQDKGLVINSHLKDFQFISDQRCHSEESDCFEDQEELETKIKIMLE